The region TGATACGCTGGACTACCTCTACGGCATGGCCGAGCGTGCCCGTCTCAGGAGAGTAGCGTGAACTCGCGGCAGCAGCCCGGAGAAATCCGGATGGTCCCCATCTCCCAGATTGAAGTCATCAATCCGCGAGAACGCAACGGTCGGGTTTTCAATGAAATCGTCGACAACATCAAGGCCATCGGACTCAAGAAGCCTATCGTGGTCACGCCGCGGGCAACGGCCGGCGGCATAGAAAAATACCTGCTCGTGTGCGGCGAGGGGCGATTGAAGGCGTTCCGCACGCTCGGGGAAGCGACTATTCCCGCACTCGTGGTGAGCGTCAGCGATGAGGACGCGTTCGTCATGAGTCTGACGGAAAACATCGCGCGCAGACAGTGTCGCCCACTCGAACGGCTCGCCGGCATTCGGCAATTGCAGGAGCAGGGATATGCGCCGAAGGTCATTGCCGAAAAGACAGGTCTTACGCCGGCTTACGTTCACGGCATCCTCGCGCTGCTGCGCCCGGGAGAAGAGAGACTTGTCGTTGCGGTGGAGAAAGGCGTCGTTCCCCTGAATGCGGCCCTCATGATTGTTGGCGCCGGCGACGACGACGCTGAAATACAGGCAGCGCTCCAGGAGGCCTATGAGTCGGGAAAATTGCGGGGCAAGCAACTGATGAGCGCTCGCCGCGTCATCGAGCGCAGAAAGGCACTCGGGCGAAGCACGGCGCACAATATGACGAGCAAATCCGCCGCTGTCACCAC is a window of Paraburkholderia sp. IMGN_8 DNA encoding:
- a CDS encoding plasmid partitioning protein RepB C-terminal domain-containing protein; this translates as MNSRQQPGEIRMVPISQIEVINPRERNGRVFNEIVDNIKAIGLKKPIVVTPRATAGGIEKYLLVCGEGRLKAFRTLGEATIPALVVSVSDEDAFVMSLTENIARRQCRPLERLAGIRQLQEQGYAPKVIAEKTGLTPAYVHGILALLRPGEERLVVAVEKGVVPLNAALMIVGAGDDDAEIQAALQEAYESGKLRGKQLMSARRVIERRKALGRSTAHNMTSKSAAVTTSSLVRTYEHEVERQKSMVRKAEFTQQRLLFVVGALRQLFADENFINLLRAEGLASLPKYLAERVWPTGSAT